A single genomic interval of Microbulbifer variabilis harbors:
- a CDS encoding TonB-dependent receptor domain-containing protein yields MRSEAPDSLSADGTLYDLNSENEESKYTTDYYVSGPIIPDKLFFYALYEQQETVEEFTTRGSPSRYNDRSIDDDFWGVNLTWNVTDNHILSYMQFSDKRTRENDQFNYDYFNRDKKEYTGTKWDKRGGDNWLVRYDGQITDNFSVSMLHGQNEYSLTTISTTDMECPYVRDFSTGALPGNTDDRPGCQASSRVQTGGDERVADRIDFEWVINDHTIRFGYDQETNSSSSKETYSGTGFREDGGVFYTYDSYKPGKELPNGTVVDNVNGDGSLVHIVSYRVGDVEGDFEVESKAFYIEDTWDITDTLTLSAGIRNETFSNFNGEGDTFIEIDDQWAPRLSFSWDPGGDGESRVYGNWGRYFMPIASNTNVRLSGGELGFERYFIFDGEYDPKTNAPTNVGADGVPTSEEVGSARVTSDGNVPDSAQLSDKDLKPMYQDEFILGYERLFADDWTLGIKATYRDLKSHIDDVSIDHAVDALGYEHTGDGHGYVLANPGSDITIPYDRYGTGELEMTTFSAELLNYPEAKRTYKELEFSAKRAFDGIWGLSASYTWSQSKGNSEGYVKSDNAQDDAGITQDFDFPELMDGANGYLPNDRTHKIKIYGNYQVMESLLLGANFLLQSGRPINSFGAGHPNGTPAYGDTYYVTDSNGNLIKTSRGSRGRTSWVNQIDLSLVYSTRIGLADVELRAEVFNLLDADAETEVYEFAESSPGVLDPSWGVNQEYQVPRYFRFGASARF; encoded by the coding sequence TTGCGTTCAGAAGCACCGGACTCTCTCTCTGCAGATGGGACTCTCTATGACTTAAATTCGGAAAATGAGGAGTCTAAGTACACAACAGATTATTATGTTAGTGGCCCTATCATTCCGGATAAATTATTTTTCTATGCCCTTTACGAACAGCAGGAAACGGTTGAAGAGTTCACCACAAGAGGAAGTCCAAGCAGATACAACGATAGAAGTATTGATGATGATTTCTGGGGAGTCAATTTAACCTGGAATGTAACTGATAATCATATCCTCTCTTATATGCAGTTTTCAGACAAGCGCACCAGGGAAAATGATCAATTCAATTACGACTATTTTAATAGAGATAAAAAAGAGTATACGGGCACTAAGTGGGATAAGCGTGGCGGAGATAACTGGCTGGTTCGTTATGATGGTCAGATAACAGATAATTTCAGTGTTTCTATGCTCCATGGCCAGAATGAATACTCACTTACTACGATTAGTACAACTGATATGGAGTGCCCTTATGTAAGGGACTTTAGTACCGGTGCTTTACCTGGAAATACGGATGACAGACCTGGCTGTCAAGCCAGTTCTAGGGTTCAAACTGGGGGTGATGAAAGGGTAGCTGATCGTATCGATTTTGAGTGGGTGATTAATGATCATACAATACGCTTCGGCTACGATCAGGAAACTAACTCCTCTTCGTCTAAAGAAACTTATTCTGGAACAGGTTTTAGGGAAGATGGGGGAGTGTTTTACACTTATGATTCATATAAACCTGGTAAAGAGCTTCCCAATGGCACGGTGGTTGACAATGTAAATGGAGATGGCTCTCTTGTTCATATAGTCTCTTATCGGGTTGGCGATGTAGAAGGGGACTTTGAGGTTGAGTCAAAAGCTTTTTATATCGAAGATACCTGGGATATTACGGATACACTTACTTTAAGTGCAGGAATTCGTAATGAAACTTTCTCCAATTTTAATGGAGAGGGCGATACTTTTATTGAAATTGATGATCAGTGGGCGCCACGGTTAAGCTTCTCTTGGGATCCAGGTGGTGATGGCGAGTCCAGAGTATATGGCAATTGGGGTCGTTACTTTATGCCTATCGCTTCCAATACCAATGTGCGCTTATCTGGCGGTGAATTGGGATTTGAAAGGTATTTCATTTTTGATGGCGAATACGATCCGAAGACAAATGCCCCTACAAATGTGGGTGCCGATGGTGTTCCTACATCTGAAGAAGTTGGCTCTGCAAGGGTAACTTCAGATGGTAATGTGCCGGATAGTGCTCAGCTCTCGGATAAAGACCTCAAGCCTATGTATCAGGATGAGTTCATTCTTGGTTATGAGAGGCTTTTTGCGGATGACTGGACATTGGGAATTAAAGCTACCTATCGTGATTTAAAATCACATATTGATGATGTGAGTATTGACCATGCGGTAGATGCTTTGGGATATGAGCACACTGGTGATGGCCATGGTTATGTGCTTGCAAACCCGGGAAGTGATATCACCATACCTTACGATCGTTATGGAACGGGTGAGTTGGAAATGACAACATTTTCGGCTGAACTGCTTAACTATCCTGAGGCCAAAAGGACTTATAAGGAGTTAGAATTTTCCGCGAAGCGCGCCTTTGATGGTATTTGGGGTTTAAGTGCGAGTTACACCTGGTCTCAGAGTAAGGGGAATAGTGAGGGGTACGTTAAGTCGGACAACGCCCAGGATGATGCTGGGATTACCCAAGATTTTGATTTCCCTGAGTTGATGGATGGAGCCAACGGATATTTGCCAAATGATCGTACTCATAAAATAAAAATTTATGGGAACTATCAGGTGATGGAGAGTCTTTTGTTGGGGGCTAATTTTCTTTTGCAATCAGGGCGCCCAATTAACTCCTTTGGTGCTGGCCATCCCAATGGAACCCCGGCTTATGGAGATACTTATTATGTGACTGACTCAAATGGAAATCTTATTAAGACAAGTCGAGGCAGTAGAGGGCGAACTAGCTGGGTCAATCAGATAGATTTATCCCTTGTCTATAGTACTCGCATTGGCTTGGCTGATGTGGAGCTTAGAGCTGAGGTCTTTAACCTTCTTGATGCGGATGCTGAAACAGAGGTTTATGAGTTTGCTGAGTCAAGTCCCGGTGTGTTAGATCCAAGCTGGGGGGTAAATCAAGAATATCAAGTCCCTCGGTATTTTCGCTTTGGGGCAAGTGCTAGGTTCTAG
- a CDS encoding carboxypeptidase-like regulatory domain-containing protein, translated as MKNFKRVLLAASISLPVIGGQALAAGNVNGSIDGTVISSSGNDLSGATIIIENDKNGFRRTMSTGEDSDFRVNLPTGIYKVTVQKDGYQPAVVEAVAVSIGSSTKLDIPLILGDLEEVVVVGEAIPQIRTGTAESALNIGLSDIEMLPVARNIESVALLAPGTVLGDSGFGEDKDLISFGGASVGENAYYIDGLNVTNFRNGLGGSSVPFEFYDQFQIKTGGIVLNLVALWGECSTPLPRKAPTNLNMVLLPIMSRQPCVQKHRTLSLQMGLSMT; from the coding sequence ATGAAGAACTTCAAGCGAGTGCTGCTGGCTGCATCTATTAGCTTGCCGGTTATTGGGGGGCAAGCGTTGGCAGCAGGCAACGTGAATGGGTCTATTGATGGGACAGTTATTAGTAGCAGTGGTAACGACCTGAGTGGCGCTACAATTATCATAGAAAATGATAAAAATGGCTTTAGAAGGACTATGTCCACGGGTGAGGATAGTGACTTCCGTGTGAATTTGCCCACAGGCATCTATAAGGTGACAGTTCAGAAAGATGGCTACCAGCCCGCGGTGGTTGAAGCCGTTGCCGTTTCAATAGGTAGCTCTACCAAGTTGGATATACCGTTGATATTGGGAGATCTGGAGGAAGTGGTTGTAGTGGGGGAGGCGATTCCCCAGATCCGCACTGGCACGGCAGAATCTGCACTGAATATAGGCTTGTCAGATATAGAGATGTTACCGGTTGCTCGTAATATTGAATCGGTTGCTTTATTGGCTCCTGGTACTGTTTTAGGTGATTCTGGGTTTGGTGAAGATAAGGATCTTATATCGTTTGGGGGGGCTTCCGTAGGAGAAAACGCCTATTACATTGATGGCCTCAATGTCACTAATTTCCGCAACGGGTTGGGTGGATCATCGGTACCTTTTGAATTTTATGACCAGTTCCAAATAAAAACGGGGGGTATAGTGCTGAATTTGGTCGCTCTTTGGGGGGAGTGTTCAACGCCGTTACCAAGAAAGGCTCCAACGAATTTGAATATGGTGTTGTTGCCTATTATGAGCCGGCAGCCTTGCGTTCAGAAGCACCGGACTCTCTCTCTGCAGATGGGACTCTCTATGACTTAA
- a CDS encoding glutamine amidotransferase-related protein yields the protein MKIGVLKTDDVRKELVGEYGEYPEMFADLLRSQDPTLEFSTYEVQHGQYPAQVDEVDAYLITGSKTGVYDDKEWIPPLMDFVRKLHDQKKPTIGICFGHQLIAQALGGRARKSDKGWGLGVHSYEMQETPSWMSEPTNSFNLLVTHQDQVDTLPPGGRVLASSEFCPMAMLQVDDHMLTFQAHPEFTKPYSNSLMELRREAFGTDVVEKGQASLQNDIHENMVAKWMLEFLRK from the coding sequence ATGAAGATTGGAGTTTTAAAAACCGACGATGTGCGCAAGGAGCTGGTGGGCGAATACGGTGAATATCCGGAGATGTTCGCAGATCTATTGCGCAGCCAGGACCCCACACTGGAGTTCTCCACCTATGAAGTGCAGCACGGCCAGTACCCGGCCCAGGTCGATGAGGTGGATGCCTACCTGATTACCGGCAGTAAAACCGGTGTCTATGATGACAAGGAATGGATTCCTCCACTGATGGACTTTGTGCGCAAGCTGCATGACCAAAAAAAACCAACTATTGGAATCTGCTTTGGTCATCAGCTGATTGCTCAGGCATTGGGTGGTAGGGCTCGGAAATCCGATAAAGGCTGGGGGTTGGGAGTGCATTCCTATGAAATGCAGGAAACCCCCTCCTGGATGTCGGAGCCTACGAATAGCTTCAACCTGTTGGTTACTCACCAGGACCAAGTAGATACCCTTCCTCCCGGCGGTCGAGTACTGGCTTCCAGCGAATTCTGCCCAATGGCGATGCTCCAGGTTGATGACCACATGCTCACCTTCCAGGCCCACCCGGAGTTTACCAAACCTTATTCCAATAGCCTGATGGAGTTACGTCGAGAAGCTTTTGGTACAGATGTGGTGGAAAAGGGCCAGGCCTCCCTGCAAAACGATATTCACGAGAATATGGTTGCAAAATGGATGCTGGAGTTTTTACGCAAGTAG
- a CDS encoding AbgT family transporter has translation MTTTTSPSDQQDSPPGRKTAFTRFLDVVEWLGNLLPHPITLFALFAVGVVILSGIASYFGLSVADPRPVGAAGRDPDGVIEVFNLLSGDGLRMIVTGLVNNFTGFAPLGTVLVALLGVGIAEHSGLLSAAVRGLVLQASKRTVTVIVVFAGIISNTASELGYVVLIPLAAMIFHSLGRHPLAGLAAAFAGVSGGYSANLLLGTVDPLLSGITESAAHMIDPTYSVGPEVNWFFMIVSTFLITIVGSWVTMAIVEPKLGKYDPNEASVDLSQDKLGTLTDDEKRGLKYAGLAVLAVSAVFALTVVPEWGVLRNPETGLVAGSPFLKGIVSLILVFFAIPGFVYGKVVGTMKNDRDVIDAMAKSMNSMGMYIVLVFFAAQFVAFFKVTNLGTIFAVLGADALQSIGLTGPLLFLFFIMMCGFVNLMLGSASAQWAVTAPIFVPMLMLLGYAPEVIQAAYRIGDSVTNVITPMMSYFGLIITFAARYKKDLGMGTLIATMIPYSIFFFVGWTALFYIWVFALGLPVGPGAATYYGG, from the coding sequence ATGACCACAACGACCTCCCCCAGCGACCAGCAGGATAGCCCGCCCGGACGCAAAACGGCCTTTACCCGCTTCCTGGATGTGGTGGAATGGCTCGGCAACCTGCTCCCCCATCCCATTACGCTCTTTGCGCTCTTTGCTGTGGGTGTGGTGATTCTAAGCGGTATAGCCTCCTACTTTGGCCTTTCTGTAGCAGACCCACGCCCGGTGGGTGCTGCGGGACGCGATCCCGATGGGGTAATTGAGGTCTTCAATCTATTAAGTGGCGACGGCCTCCGGATGATCGTGACCGGTCTAGTGAATAACTTTACTGGCTTCGCACCACTGGGTACCGTTCTCGTAGCCCTTCTTGGAGTGGGTATCGCCGAGCACTCTGGATTGTTGAGTGCCGCCGTTCGCGGCTTGGTACTGCAAGCCTCCAAGCGCACAGTCACCGTGATCGTGGTATTCGCCGGCATCATCTCCAACACAGCCTCTGAACTTGGCTATGTAGTACTTATTCCTCTCGCCGCCATGATCTTCCACTCTCTTGGCCGCCACCCCCTTGCCGGTTTAGCTGCTGCCTTTGCCGGCGTATCTGGGGGCTACAGTGCTAACCTGCTACTGGGCACGGTGGACCCACTCCTATCGGGAATCACCGAATCTGCAGCCCATATGATTGACCCAACTTACAGCGTTGGCCCGGAAGTGAACTGGTTCTTTATGATCGTCAGTACCTTCCTGATCACCATTGTTGGCAGCTGGGTCACCATGGCCATCGTTGAACCCAAGCTGGGTAAGTACGATCCCAACGAGGCCTCCGTTGATCTCAGTCAGGACAAACTTGGTACCCTTACCGACGATGAAAAACGCGGCCTTAAGTACGCTGGTCTTGCGGTTCTGGCTGTCTCCGCGGTATTTGCCCTGACGGTTGTGCCCGAGTGGGGTGTGTTGCGCAACCCGGAAACTGGCCTGGTAGCCGGCTCGCCGTTCCTGAAAGGTATTGTGTCCCTTATCCTGGTGTTCTTCGCTATCCCCGGCTTTGTCTATGGCAAGGTGGTGGGCACCATGAAGAATGACCGTGATGTCATTGATGCCATGGCCAAAAGTATGAACAGCATGGGTATGTATATCGTGCTGGTATTTTTCGCCGCGCAGTTCGTCGCCTTCTTCAAGGTGACCAACCTGGGGACTATCTTCGCCGTACTGGGCGCCGATGCCCTGCAGAGCATCGGCCTGACAGGCCCGCTGCTATTCCTGTTCTTTATCATGATGTGCGGATTTGTGAATCTGATGCTGGGTAGTGCCTCAGCACAGTGGGCCGTTACCGCTCCAATCTTTGTGCCTATGTTGATGCTGCTGGGCTATGCGCCTGAGGTGATACAGGCTGCTTATCGAATTGGCGACTCGGTCACCAATGTCATTACCCCGATGATGAGCTACTTCGGTCTGATCATCACCTTCGCCGCCCGCTATAAAAAAGATCTGGGTATGGGAACACTGATCGCCACAATGATCCCCTACTCCATCTTCTTCTTTGTTGGCTGGACTGCATTGTTCTATATCTGGGTATTTGCCCTGGGCCTCCCCGTTGGTCCCGGTGCAGCAACTTATTATGGTGGCTAA
- a CDS encoding AraC family transcriptional regulator, with protein MTQQIRTTLLTGFYELVSQLKGSPEALLISSRINPHQVESLDGYLALDQVAELLNKTASQLNCADFGLRLAYSQGAAALGSLGAAVLQSLTLGEFLNTAIKQLGNAPYNLRVELTKKGKHTHLSFLCIDDLEAQLAEDAPPPQQQSREFLLGVSLVALQHLCGSNFQLESVHLKTERPVHNHYENFFGVPVHFGKETDAFILNSSSLLQPTEKCNPSLRPLLKTYIEELLQKGEASLVEQVQQLIYCLMPLKRCSLQEVANQLGMHKRTLQRRLRDRELVFEDLLDRIRRERAEYYLSGKQPPMSQISDMLGYREQSSFNRACYRWFATTPMRVRRQLMAQIVAREAAQELAEVE; from the coding sequence TTGACTCAACAAATAAGAACGACCCTGTTAACAGGCTTTTACGAGTTGGTGAGCCAATTAAAAGGTAGCCCTGAAGCCCTGCTGATCAGCTCCCGTATTAACCCCCACCAGGTTGAGAGCCTTGATGGGTATCTGGCACTAGATCAAGTGGCTGAGCTGCTGAACAAGACCGCTAGCCAGTTGAACTGCGCCGACTTTGGACTGCGTCTTGCCTACAGTCAGGGCGCTGCCGCACTGGGTTCTCTTGGGGCTGCTGTACTACAGTCCCTTACTTTGGGTGAATTCCTTAACACAGCGATAAAACAGCTAGGCAATGCTCCCTATAATCTGCGAGTTGAACTCACAAAAAAGGGGAAACACACGCATCTAAGTTTTCTGTGTATCGATGACCTGGAAGCTCAGCTTGCCGAGGACGCTCCTCCCCCCCAGCAACAATCCCGCGAGTTTCTACTCGGTGTTTCATTGGTAGCTCTACAACACCTTTGTGGGAGTAATTTTCAGCTGGAAAGTGTTCACCTAAAAACCGAGCGCCCCGTACATAACCATTACGAAAACTTCTTTGGGGTTCCCGTACACTTCGGCAAGGAAACTGATGCATTTATCCTGAATAGCAGCTCCCTGCTGCAACCAACAGAGAAATGCAATCCCAGCCTGCGTCCACTATTGAAAACCTATATCGAAGAGCTTCTGCAAAAGGGGGAAGCCAGTTTGGTGGAACAGGTGCAGCAGCTGATTTATTGCCTGATGCCTTTAAAAAGGTGCAGCCTACAAGAAGTCGCCAATCAGCTGGGTATGCACAAGCGTACCCTACAGCGCAGGCTGAGGGACCGGGAATTGGTATTTGAGGATCTATTGGATCGCATTCGTCGGGAGCGTGCCGAGTATTATTTAAGCGGTAAACAACCCCCCATGTCCCAGATTTCGGATATGCTGGGCTATCGCGAACAGAGCTCTTTCAACCGCGCCTGTTATCGCTGGTTTGCCACCACCCCAATGCGAGTCAGACGCCAGCTGATGGCACAGATAGTAGCCCGCGAAGCCGCACAAGAGCTGGCTGAAGTCGAATAA
- the cobO gene encoding cob(I)yrinic acid a,c-diamide adenosyltransferase, translated as MSSESQDKKSRHKSRMQNRKKIVDEAVSKALEERGIVILYTGDGKGKTTAAMGTVTRALGFGYSTVVTQFIKGTWECGEKNLLMGAAHPLQWHQMGTDFTWETQDFEADKAAAMALWEKAREALRDERVYLVVLDELTYALNYRWLDKEEVVQAIQQRPREQTVVITGRGAKQYLKDVADTVSEMCAEKHAFNTGIAARRGIEW; from the coding sequence ATGAGTTCAGAATCACAGGATAAAAAGAGTCGACATAAGTCACGTATGCAGAACCGTAAAAAAATTGTGGATGAGGCGGTTTCTAAAGCGCTGGAGGAGCGCGGCATAGTGATTCTCTATACCGGCGATGGCAAGGGTAAAACCACTGCGGCGATGGGCACGGTCACCCGTGCCCTGGGCTTCGGTTACTCTACCGTGGTGACTCAATTTATTAAGGGCACCTGGGAGTGTGGAGAAAAGAATCTTCTAATGGGCGCCGCCCACCCGTTACAGTGGCATCAAATGGGCACTGATTTCACCTGGGAAACCCAGGATTTTGAGGCCGATAAAGCTGCGGCAATGGCACTTTGGGAGAAGGCGCGGGAGGCGTTGCGGGATGAGCGAGTTTATCTGGTGGTTTTGGATGAGCTCACCTACGCGCTGAATTACCGCTGGTTGGACAAAGAAGAGGTAGTACAAGCGATACAGCAGCGGCCCAGGGAGCAGACGGTTGTCATTACCGGGCGTGGGGCCAAGCAGTACCTCAAGGATGTAGCCGATACTGTGAGCGAAATGTGTGCGGAAAAACACGCATTCAATACCGGTATTGCCGCTCGCAGAGGCATAGAGTGGTGA
- a CDS encoding alpha/beta fold hydrolase has translation MAVFSNDGVELHFEVRGRGPRLVFHPGTLSDLRVAPTIFDSPLANRFEILTFDPRGIGQSNSPIDSPNMADYALDLKRLMDHLDWRDAYLLGESFGGMVAQEFALQYPQLVRKLVLLVTSSGGRGGASFPFHQYDIEAMSLEEKVNLWVTAGDSRLQSADVIHSESALCAFLSKYYRQVCELAASKPDGAQCRIRQLQARKGHDTFARLPTMEVETLICAGRYDSVAPVENQRALFRQIPNSRLGIFSGGHNVLWQDDLIWDFISAFLAMTE, from the coding sequence GTGGCGGTATTTAGTAATGATGGCGTGGAATTGCATTTTGAAGTTCGCGGAAGGGGCCCGCGCTTGGTGTTTCACCCTGGTACCCTCAGTGATCTCAGGGTAGCCCCGACTATTTTCGACTCCCCGTTGGCGAATCGGTTTGAAATCTTAACCTTTGACCCCCGTGGCATCGGTCAGTCTAATTCACCCATCGATTCTCCCAATATGGCCGATTACGCCCTAGACCTTAAACGACTGATGGATCATCTCGATTGGCGGGATGCGTATCTACTGGGAGAATCATTTGGTGGCATGGTCGCTCAGGAATTTGCATTGCAATATCCCCAGTTGGTGCGAAAACTGGTTTTATTGGTAACCAGCTCCGGAGGCCGCGGAGGCGCTTCATTCCCTTTTCATCAGTACGATATTGAGGCTATGAGCCTCGAGGAAAAAGTGAATCTATGGGTGACTGCGGGTGATAGCCGCCTGCAAAGTGCCGATGTTATACATTCTGAATCAGCACTCTGTGCTTTTTTAAGTAAATATTATCGCCAAGTCTGCGAACTGGCGGCAAGCAAGCCTGACGGAGCCCAGTGCCGTATTCGACAGCTTCAGGCGAGAAAAGGCCACGATACTTTTGCTCGCCTACCGACTATGGAGGTAGAGACGCTGATCTGTGCCGGGCGCTACGATAGCGTCGCTCCCGTTGAAAATCAGCGGGCTTTATTTCGGCAGATTCCCAATTCGCGCTTGGGCATTTTTTCTGGTGGCCACAATGTTCTCTGGCAGGATGATCTGATTTGGGATTTTATTTCTGCATTTTTAGCAATGACAGAGTGA
- a CDS encoding TonB-dependent receptor plug domain-containing protein → MKKTLLAAAVFAAVQPLLSAAADLEEITVTASRLDLPKSQLGVSVSILNAADIERLGYTSLLDVMRTLPGVAVSNSGGAGKVSSLFIRGESNFRTLVLLDGVNIADPTTPQVGAQLQHLQAADIERIEMLRGPQGMLYGAGAGGVINIITKKSTGEVRATAGVEAGRYGTERTSASLGGSAGSWHYDLSVSDFSSDGFNAREMDTSGEEDGYENFTASARLGYQVNDTLSLEGQYRKTDAETEFDGCYSLAPNDCLSRYDQELFSLSGNYQINSWNHQLSLSQQEIDRVEGISPGAMLFTTKGEIREANYIGSKVLASGKLLWGGEYEQTDFFTRFGSFTPSKEVLESTGVFTEWHSDFAETVFYTLGYRRDSLETEDHNSWRASAAIPIAIGEEQQVKYRASLGTGYRAPSPNEISLNNSTGVALVGPETSRGYELGLEYQWAQLLQAELTYFDQEITDAIIYDDSLGFMGAYRQDDGESQSEGIELSLNGSLNNGLDWHASGTWLDTENSTGAVREGVPQRVYNFGLSQQWLEDKLTLSANWQRVEDRINRIRESNGSIREIALENYSKLDLNAVYRLTPNMRVNLRGENVLDRNYREVAGYYTAGAAVYAGIEFSL, encoded by the coding sequence ATGAAAAAAACTTTATTAGCCGCTGCCGTCTTTGCCGCGGTGCAACCGCTATTGTCTGCGGCTGCGGACCTGGAAGAAATCACCGTGACTGCCAGCCGTCTGGATCTGCCCAAGAGCCAGCTGGGTGTCTCTGTTTCAATTCTTAATGCTGCCGATATTGAACGATTGGGTTATACCAGCCTGCTGGATGTGATGCGCACTCTGCCAGGTGTTGCTGTCAGCAATAGCGGCGGAGCGGGCAAGGTCAGCTCCTTGTTTATCCGTGGGGAAAGTAATTTCCGCACCTTGGTGTTACTGGATGGGGTGAATATTGCCGATCCCACCACACCGCAGGTGGGTGCCCAGTTACAACACCTGCAGGCTGCGGATATTGAGCGTATTGAAATGCTGCGCGGCCCTCAGGGTATGCTCTATGGTGCAGGTGCCGGTGGCGTGATCAATATTATCACCAAGAAGTCTACCGGAGAGGTACGCGCAACGGCTGGGGTAGAGGCTGGCCGCTACGGCACCGAGCGTACAAGTGCCAGCCTCGGTGGCAGTGCTGGCTCCTGGCATTACGATCTGAGTGTCTCCGATTTTTCCAGCGATGGTTTTAATGCGAGAGAAATGGATACATCGGGGGAAGAGGATGGCTATGAAAACTTTACTGCAAGTGCGCGCCTCGGCTATCAGGTGAATGACACCCTTTCCCTGGAGGGACAATATCGAAAAACCGATGCCGAAACAGAGTTTGATGGCTGCTATTCATTGGCACCCAACGATTGCCTGAGCCGCTATGATCAGGAGCTGTTTAGTCTCAGTGGTAATTATCAAATAAATTCTTGGAATCACCAGCTGAGTCTGTCGCAGCAGGAGATTGATCGGGTTGAGGGCATCAGTCCCGGTGCAATGTTGTTCACTACGAAAGGTGAAATTCGAGAAGCCAATTATATCGGTAGTAAAGTACTCGCTTCAGGTAAGTTACTCTGGGGTGGGGAATACGAACAAACGGACTTCTTCACTCGATTCGGCAGTTTTACTCCTTCCAAAGAAGTATTAGAAAGCACTGGTGTTTTTACCGAGTGGCACAGTGATTTTGCCGAAACAGTTTTCTACACCCTGGGTTACCGTCGTGATAGTCTGGAAACTGAGGACCACAACAGCTGGCGAGCATCCGCAGCTATCCCAATTGCTATTGGCGAAGAGCAGCAAGTGAAGTATCGCGCAAGCTTGGGAACTGGCTATCGCGCGCCCAGCCCCAATGAAATCAGTTTAAATAATTCTACCGGTGTGGCATTAGTGGGTCCGGAGACCAGTCGTGGTTATGAGTTGGGATTGGAATATCAGTGGGCGCAGCTATTACAGGCGGAGCTGACCTATTTCGACCAGGAAATCACCGATGCGATCATTTATGACGACTCTCTAGGCTTTATGGGCGCCTACAGGCAGGATGATGGCGAGAGCCAGTCGGAAGGCATCGAACTATCCCTGAATGGTAGCTTGAATAACGGTTTAGATTGGCATGCTAGCGGTACTTGGCTCGACACAGAGAATAGCACTGGTGCTGTGCGTGAGGGCGTTCCCCAGCGGGTTTATAACTTTGGCCTCAGCCAGCAATGGTTGGAGGATAAGCTGACGTTAAGCGCTAATTGGCAACGGGTAGAAGATCGTATTAATCGCATAAGGGAGAGCAATGGCTCCATTAGGGAAATTGCGTTGGAAAATTACTCCAAATTAGACCTGAATGCAGTGTATCGTCTCACGCCTAATATGCGGGTTAATCTACGCGGTGAAAATGTGTTGGACCGGAACTATCGCGAAGTTGCGGGTTATTACACAGCAGGCGCAGCAGTTTATGCCGGTATAGAATTTAGCCTATAA